ACACCGGCCGGGGGGGATTGGTCGACGAGCAGGCTCTGGTCGACGCCCTCCGCTGCGGAGAAATCGCCGGTGCCGGGTGCGACGTGTTCACCGAAGAGCCGGCTGACGATGACAACCCGCTAATAGCCAACAGCGACTTGCCCAACCTATTACTTACGCCGCATGTCGCCTGGGGCTCAGACAGTGCCATCCAGGCCCTGGCCAACCAGCTTGTCGACAACCTCAATGCGTTTGCCGCCGGCATACCGCAGAATCAGGTTTGATGGGTACGCTCCGGCCCTAAAAAGCAAAAAGGCGAGACCAACGGTCTCGCCTTTTTTGTGGTCCTGCGGTCCTGCAAGCAGGCGCAAAAATCGCAAGGTACTCTGTCACTAACGGTTACAAACTTTCGCTCTTAAACCATAGGTTCATAGAACCGCCTTTGCTCCCAAAGCACCGTTCTTCCTTATTTAAACCCCTTCTCCTTACGGATCAGATCGTAGGCTGCCTGTAGCTCCTGGGTTTTCTGCTTGGCCAACTCCATCATCTCCGGCGGCAAGCCCCTGGCCGCCAGCTTGTCCGGATGGTGCTCGTTCATCTGCTTGCGATAGGCCCGCTTGAGCTCCTGGGCGGAAGCCGTTTCCGGCACGCCAATCAACTCGAAGGCGTCAGCCAACTGGTCTTTAGTCGGTGCCTGGCGGAAAGCCCCGCCCTGTTGCTGGTATTGCTGATGGAAACCACCTTGCTGGAAACGGAACGCCGCTTCTTGCATATGCAGCCGCTGCTCCAACTGCTGGGCCGAAAAGCCCAGAATACGGGCAATGACATGGAGCAACTTGCGCTCGCTCGGATGCAATGAGCCATCAGCAAACGCCGCCTGGATTTGCAACTCGAGGAAAAACTGCAGCAAATCTGCCCGACCGGCACTGGCCTGGCGCACCCGCATCAGGGTCTCTTCCAATGGGAAGTGCTCTTCCTTGCCTTCACGGAAGGCCTCCTGGGCCTGACGACGTGCTTCACCTTGCAAGCCCATCCGATCCATATAGGCACTGGCGACTCGGATCTCTTCTTCGGTAACCCGCCCCTTGGCCTTGGCCACATGGCCCATGACGGCAAAGGCCGCATAAAAGAAGGCCGCTTGGTTTTCCGCAGAGCTATGCCCTCCGGAAAAACCGCCAAAGCCACCACCGTAATAAATTTTTGCACGCGCTTTATCGAACTTATGGCCCAAAAAGAGACCTAACAACAAACCAAACGGCCCGCCAAGGAGGAAGCCAAAAAATGCCCCAAGAATTTTGCCCCAAACCTGCATTCGCTACTCTCTGGTAATTTGCTAAATTTAGAAATATTTATTTTGCATTAAACCCGATAGCGAAAGCCAAAAAATGAGCCAAAAGATGCCGTCGGGTAGAATTTGCATTATCATAGCTGGCATTTACTGGGAAAGCTTGTCAAAACCCAGTCAACAATAACAAATGCGCTAAAAACTTTTATTACAGGAACGTTTAGTTAGATGTCATCAACTTCCCGCAGCTTACTGGCAACCATGATCAGCCTGGCACTTTTCGGCCCGACGGTGGCTTACGCAAACCAAGTCGCCCCAGAGACAACCAGTGGCGACGCTGCGGTCAGTGATGAAACTGACGAACTGGCAATGATTCGTGGTACCTGTATTGCCCCAGAGCAGATGCCGGCCGATCCTAACAACGAGCCAATCAAAGTCACCGCCGATCAAGCCGAGGCCCTCAATAACCAGAATGTTACTTACACCGGCGATGTCATCGTCCGCCAGGGTAACCGTACGGTTGTCGCCGACACGGCTAAACTGCAGCAACCAGAAAATATTGTCACCGCCGAAGGTAACGTCTACTTCCATGACGGTACCATCGAGGTGTATTCGGACCGTATCCAAAGTAACCTGGATACCGAAGACTCTCAGATGGACAATGCGGTTTACAACATGACCTGCGAAGCCGGCCGCGGTGAGGCTGAGCGAGTGACCAAAAACGGGATCTCCTACTACCGCCTGAAAAACGGCACCTACACCACCTGTCCACCGGGCGACAAAAGCTGGCAGTTCTCGGCCACCAGCATCGAGCGGGAGAACGACTCGCCCTTTGCCGATCTCTACAATGCCCGGTTCGAGGTCGCCGATGTCCCGGTATTCTACATGCCCTACCTTCGGGTTCCTGTCGGCGACGAGCGCCTGACCGGTTTCCTCTACCCGTCGGTCAGCTACGGCTCACGCGACGGCTTCGAGCTCGAAACCCCGTTCTATTGGAACATCGCGCCCAACTATGACATGACGATCACGCCGAAGTACATGAGCAACCGGGGTTTGCAGCTCAACTCCAAGTTCCGTTACCTCACCGAATTCGGCACGGGCAGCCTGTCCGGCGAGTACCTCGGCAATGACAAAAAGGACTCAGACAAAGATCCGCGTTGGGGCTTCAACTGGTCTCACAACGGCATGTATAACCAGCACTGGTTATTCGAGATTGACTACAGCAAGGTCAGCGATCCGACATACTTCTCAGATATCGACTCCAGTATCGGCGAGCGAGAAGACAACAACCTGCTGCAAACAGCTGAAGTGTCGTACCGTGACCGCAACTGGGATTCCACGCTCCGAGTCCGTGACTTCCAGCCGCTGACCCTCGGCGTTTCTTCAAGCTACCGCCTGATGCCCCAGGTGGAGGCGAACTATTACTACGAGGACATGCCGTACGGCCTGGACTTCTCCCTGAACAGCCATGTCAGCCGGTTTGAAAATGACAATCCAGACAAGCCGACCGCGGATCGGGTGCATTTCGAGCCGACGCTGACGCTACCATATGCCACCCCTTGGTGGTCGGTGACCAGCGAAGCCAAGCTGATGTACACCTACTACAACCAGGACTTTGATCCCAATGCCCAGGAAATCGTGGATAAAGGCCTTGAACTAAAAGACAGTGTCTCGCGGACCGTGCCGAGTATCCGTCTCCACAGCGGCCTGTACCTCGAGCGGGATACCCTGATCTGGGGCGACAGCTACACCCAGAGCCTTGAGCCGCAAATCCAGTACCTGTACGTCAAGGATGTGGAGCAGAAAGGGATTTACGATGCCTACGACACCACACTGATGCAAACCGACTACTACGGGCTATTCCGCGACAAGCGCTATTCCAGTGTCGACCGGATTGCCGCCGCCAACCAGTTTACCATCGGTGCCACGTCCCGCTACTTTGATAACCAATTCAAAGAGCGCTTCAATATTGCGGTGGGGCAAATCTTCTACCTCAATGATTCCGGCAGAAACCTGGATACTGACAACGAGACCAGCCCCAACTATTCGGCGACAGCGCTCGAGTCGGACTTTAACTACGATGACTGGCTGTTCTTCCATGGCGGCTTGCAGTACGACGCCAGCAAAAAAGATCTCCAGTTTGCCAACGGTGCGATTGAATACCGCGAAGGAGGCACCTTTAGCCAGCTGAACTACCGCTATATTTCTAAAGAGTACCTGCTCGATAACATCCTCGACGAGGAACAACTCAATCGCTATACCGAGGACGGTATCTCGCAGCTTGGCTTTTCAACCGGCTTCCCAATCTATGACGGGGTGACACTGCGCGGTGATTACTACCACGACCTGACCGAGAACCAGATGCTGGAAGGACAGATCAGCCTGAACTTCCGCACGGCCTGCTGGATGATCAGCCTGGGCTATAACGAATACCTGAAAACACGCCAGAATGTATCGTCGAGCCCAGCCGAATACGAGCGGAACTTCAGTATTTCGTTCAGCCTGATTGGCCTCGGCTTAGCCCCGATAGGCACCACCAGTGACAACAACTCGATCAGCTACGGTCGCCCTTTCTACCTCAATAATTAATAGATGGAAGGGCCTGCCCTTCCTATCAAGATTTAACGCGCCCCGGCGCACGATGGAAACAAACTATGAAAAATTGGAAGTCTAGCTTGCTCGGTATCGCCTTACTGGGCCTTTCTGCCGGTACCATTGCCGCACCACAAGAACTGGATCGTATTGTCACGATCGTCAATGACAGCGTGATCCTGCAAAGCGATGTCGATGCCATGCTCAAAACCGTGCGCATGAATGCTGCCGGCCAGAACCAGCCACTGCCACCGGATGATGTGCTGGTTAACCAGATCATGGAAAAGCTGGTGATGGAAACCCTTCAACTGCAGCAGGCCGAACAGTTCGGGATCCGCATCGATGATAACCGCCTGGATCAGGCTATCAACCAAATGGCCGCCGAACAGCAGATGACGGTGGGCCAGTTGCAGCAAATGCTGGCAGCCAATGGCATCAGCTTCTCGATTTTCCGCGAACAAATGCGTCGCGACATGACCGCCAGCGAGGCCCGCACGATCCAAGTCCGCCGCCGGATCAACATCCTGCCGCAGGAAGTCGAAACCTTGGCAGGCCAACTGAGCCAGCATGAGCAGCAGGGCGTGCGCTACAATATCAGCCATATCCAGCTGCGTGTTGAAGAAGGCGCCAGCGCAGTAGAGCGCGATGCCGTCGCCAATGAAGCCCAGCAGCTTGTCAACCAGCTAAAAGACGGTGCTGACTTCGCCAACTTGGCCTACAGCTACTCTAAAGGCCCGAAAGCCCTGCAGGGCGGAGAGTGGGGCTGGATGCGCAAAGAGGAGATGCCGACCATTTTTGCCGATCAGATCCAATCTCAGGGTACCGGTGCTATTGTCGGCCCTTTCCGCAGCGGTGTCGGCTACCATATTCTAAAAATCAACCAGGTTGACGGCCTGGAAACGGTTTCCGTGACCGAGGTGAACGCCCGCCATATTCTGGTCAAGACGTCGGTGATCCTCAGCGATGAGGGGGCCAAAGAACAGCTGGAACAAGCCCGCCGGGCGATTCTGGCCGGCGAGCGCAGCTTCGCGGATGCTGCCCAGGCCCTGAGTGCCGATCCGGGATCGGCTGCCAACGGTGGTGAACTGGGCTGGCAGACGCCAGATCTTTATGTTCCTGAGTTTAAAGAAAAAGTGGAAACACTGCCGGAAGGCATGATCAGCGAACCGTTCAAAACGGTACATGGCTGGCACATTGTCGAGGTCCTTGACCGCCGCGATGTCGACCGCACCGATGCTGCAGTGAAAAACCGTGCCTACCGCATTCTGTTCAGCCGTAAATTCAACGAAGAAGCCCAGGCTTGGTTGCAGGAACTGCGTGCTGGTGCCTTCATCGAACAACCGGAACGTGCCGATGACCAAGGTTAAACGTATTGCCATCACCCCAGGTGAACCAGCAGGCATTGGCCCTGATTTGGTACTTGCCCTCGCCCAGCACAACTGGCCGCACCAACTTGTCATTTGTGCTAACGCCCAGCTTATGGTAGAACGTGCAGCCCAGCTCGGTTTGCCATTGGCTGTCAAAGCCTATGACCCGAGCCAAGCAGCCGCGCCCCACCGGGCTGGCACTATGGTGGTTGCCGATCTTCCTCTCGCCGCACAGGTGGAGGCAGGCACGCTCAACGAGCAAAATGGCCACTATGTGCTCAGTACTCTGGAGCGAGCCGCCCAGGGGTGTATGAGCGGTGAATTTGCAGCTGTCGTCACCGGCCCGGTCCATAAAGGGGTGATCAACCGGGCGGGAGTATCGTTCAGTGGCCATACCGAGTTTTTTGCCCAGCAATCGAATACTGCCCAGGTAGTCATGATGCTGGCGACCGAAGGGCTTCGGGTGGCTTTGGCCACAACCCATATCCCTTTGGCTTGTGTATCCAAGGCCGTTACCGAAGAACGGCTGCAGCAGGTGATCCGTATCCTGCATGCTGATCTTGTCAGCAAGTTCGGCATTGCCGAACCGAAAATTTATGTCTGTGGCTTAAACCCACATGCCGGCGAAGACGGCTGCCTGGGCACCGAGGAGATCGACGTGATCAGCCCGGCGCTGGAGCAGCTACGCCAGCAGGAAGGCATGGATCTGATTGGCCCACTGCCAGCAGATACCATCTTCCAAGAAAAATATCTGGCCGATGCCGACACGGTACTGGCCATGTATCACGATCAAGGGCTACCAGTGCTGAAATTCAAAGGCTTTGGTAAATCCGTCAACATTACGTTAGGCCTGCCCTTCATCAGAACTTCAGTAGATCATGGTACCGCACTGGAACTCGCCGGTACTGGACAGGCGGACACGGGTAGCCTTTGGACAGCGCTATCACACGCCCTCGAATTGGTAGAAAAACAAGCATGAGCAGCGATCAAGTCCACCTAGGTCACCGCGCCCGTAAGCGCTTTGGCCAGAACTTTTTGAACGACCCATACATCATTGATGGCATTGTTTCCGCCATCAACCCTCGCCCAGGCCAAAACCTGGTCGAAATCGGCCCGGGCCTTGGTGCAATCACTGAACCTGTCGGTAAAATGGTTGACAAGTTCACGGTTATCGAGCTTGACCGTGATCTGGCCGAGCGTCTTCGCAATCACCCGGATCTAGCTGACAAGCTAACCATCCACGAAGGTGATGCGATGCGTTTCGACTTTACACAGCTTCTTAAGGAAAACAACAAGCTGCGTATTTTCGGTAACCTACCGTACAACATCTCGACCCCGCTGATCTTCCATTTGCTGTCATTCCACGAGCACGTCGAAGACATGCACTTCATGCTGCAAAAAGAAGTCGTAAACCGCCTAGCAGCAGGCCCTGGCAGCAAGGCTTACGGTCGTTTGACCGTGATGACCCAGTACTACTGCCGCGTCATGCCTGTGCTGGAAGTGCCGCCAGAATCATTCAAACCAGCGCCCAAAGTTGACTCGGCCGTTGTCCGCCTGACGCCATATGAAACCTTGCCGCATCCATGTACTAACCTTAAATGGTTGGACAGGGTTTGCCGCGAAGGCTTCAACCAGCGTCGCAAGACCATCCGCAACTGCTATAAGTCACTGATGACTGGCGAACAACTGGAAGCGCTGGGGATCAACCCAAGTATGCGACCAGAAAACCTAACGCTTGAACAGTTTGTCACAATGGCAAACTGGCTGGATGCAAACCACGTCAAATAAATGTGCGTTCGCCAATGACATTGATTGAGCTGCCGGCACACTTTATCAAGTGCCGGTAGCTTGCCAAGAAAGGAAGCATAACAATGACAACGAGCGTAACACCAACCATCAAGTGCCGGGTCGTCACGCACTACCTCGAAGATCAATCCGAGCCTGATAACCAGCGCTATGTCTTTTCCTACACCATCACCATTGCCAACTTGGGATCTGGCGAGGCCCAGCTGCTAAGCAGACGTTGGCTGATCACCGATGCCAACGGCAAAAAGCTGGTGATTGAAGGGGAAGGCGTTGTCGGCGAGCAACCGACCATTCCGGCCAATGACGAATACACCTACACCAGCGGCACTATCATTGAAACACCGCTAGGGGTGATGCAGGGACATTACGTCATGGTCAATGGAAACGGTGACGAATTCGTCGCCGAGATCTCACCGTTTCGCCTGTCGGTACCCAATATTCTCCACTAAAGGATCAGTATGTCGACCTACCTCGTTGGCGATATTCAGGGCTGCCTCGATGATTTGCGCCAGCTGCTCGATACCGCCGGTTTCAACCCGCACCAAGATCAACTATGGCTAACTGGGGATCTTGTTGCCCGAGGCCCCCAGTCACTTGAAACACTGCGCTTTGTCAAAAGTCTCGGCCAACAGGCAACCACGGTGCTGGGTAACCACGACCTCCACCTGCTGGCCGTTGCCGAGGGCATTGCCAAAAACAAGGCCAAAGACAAACTCCAAGCTATTCTTGATGCGCCGGACCGCGATGAACTTCTGCATTGGCTTCGCCACCAGCCACTTTTGGCCGAGCACCCGGCGCTTTCCTTTGTCATGACCCATGCAGGGATCCCGCCGCAATGGAACCTGAAACAAGCAAGAAAGCGGGCCAAGGAGGTCGAGCGTGTACTGCAAGGTGATAATTACCGTTGGCTATTAAAGAACATGTACGGCAATGGACCCGATACATGGTCGGCAGATCTGAAAGGGATCGCGCGCTACCGCTATACCATCAATGCTTTCACCCGGATGCGTTTCTGCTATCCGGATGGCCGGCTCGACATGGCATGCAAACTGTCTCCACAAGAAACCGCCAGCGACCAACTGGTGCCTTGGTTCGCCCTTGCACGCCCTGAGATGGGCAAGAAGATGATTTTCGGCCACTGGGCAGCACTGATGGGCTACGAGGATGATAAGGTAATAGGGCTCGATACAGGCTGCGTATGGGGTAACAGCATGACACTACTTCGCTGGGAGGACGGGGCCCGCTTCGAGCACGCCTGTCCGGTACACGCCTGATCAGTTTTGTCCCCCCAAGAACAGAAGAGGCTTGCCGTCGGGCAAGCCTCTTTTTGTTAAGGGCCGCAGCATAACCTGTCAGCGCTCTAAAATCACAAACCGCATATCATGGGCATTTTTCTCATCGGCCGCGTAGGACTCGCTATGTACTTCCTGCCAATGATCCCCCCAGTCAGGAAACTGAGTATCGCCCTTAACCTCCAAATCAATGAAAGTCAGGTACAGACGGTCGGCCTCTGCCAGGCAAGCGGCATAAATGCTGCCCCCACCGATAACCATCAACTCATCGACATGACCGGCAGCCTGCTTGGCCGCTTCAATATCAGCGACAACCGTGACCCCTTCGGCTTGGTAGTCTGCATTACGGCTGATCACAATATTATGGCGGCCCGGTAGCGGACGACCGATGGATTCGAAGGTTTTGCGCCCCATCACCACCGGCTTACCCATAGTAACTTTCCTGAACCAGGCAAAATCGGCGGGTAGGTGCCATGGCATGGCGTTGTCTTTACCGATGATCCGCGCCTTGGCCATCGCGGCAACCATACTGATCTTCATAATCTCTCCTCTGTTTCTGTTGGCAAGAGTTATACCACAGGACGGCGGCGATAAAACAGCAAGCCGGGCATAGCAAGACCAATAGCGAGCGAAGCAACGATAAATACCGCCTTGAGCATGTTTTCCACCAACAAACCCCATAGCTCGGGGGTAAAGCCGCGATGGTTGATCTCAACCAGTGCGATCATCGCTTTGAAAGCAAACACACCGGGTACCATGGGGATCATAGCGGCAACGGTAAACACCTTGGGGTGAGCAAGAAAACGGTGGGACCAATGTACCCCAATCATCCCAACCAGGGTTGCTGCACACAGGGTCGCCCACTCAATCGACAGGCCCCAATGCATCAGGGCAAAGCGGCAGCCGTGGCCAAGCGCCCCGCCGATAGCACAGTACTTCAATGCCTTCGGCGGCACGTTAAACACCAGGGCAAAACCAACCGCCGGGATCAAGGCAAAGAACATGTCATTGAGAAGTGCCAGCAAAAAGTCGATAGTGATCATGACAGCCACCCCCATACCCCGAGCACATTCATGGCAGCAACGATCCCCATACTGGTCGACAGCGTCAACAAACTGGCCATGGTCCAGCGTGCTATCCCCATGTTGGCGTACCCTTTGACCATGTCAGATATGGCATTAATCAGCGGGAAGCCCGGCACCAACATCAATACCGAAGAAGCCATCGCCAGAAACGGGGCCTCGCCGATTTGATACACTTGCCCGAATCCGGATATCAAGGTGGTCACAAAAGCGGTAACACCGAAATTGAGCAGAGGATTGAAATGGCAATGGGCGATTTCCTGACGGACGAACATCCCCACCGCCGATGCCACAAAGGTCAGCGCAAACACCGGCCAGTCACCGCCGGCCAAGCGACTGAAAGAAGCACACGACAGGCCGATCATCACGATCACCAGGTAGCGGTTGTAGCGCATCGGCTGGATCTGCTCGAGTCGCTGGTGGACGCCGTCGACATCCAGGACGCCCCGCTCGGCCATGATGCACACCCGCTGGATCTCGGTCACCACCTGCATGTTGATCCCGCGATCCTGGCACCGCCTCGTCGTAGTAATACAGCGACCGTCGCTCAGGGTGGTCAACACCATTGAGCTGGCGGACAGGGACACTTCCACACTGTCCACCCCCAGCGCCAAGCCTAACCGCCTAGCGACGTCCATGACTAAGGTGCTTTCAGCACCGTGCTGCAATAATCTTTGTCCCGCCAATACTGCCAGGCGGGAAATCTCCCGCTGTACCGGTTCAGTCAATCCGCCGCTTGACTCCGCCATTTCTGTCCCCTACCTCTAATTTGTGATCCGAATGATGAATTATCATACAAATTTACAATTATCAGCTTGATTAGGCACAAAAAAACCGCCCTTGCAGGCGGTTTTTCATCACTGAGGTACTACCAATTATGGCTTGTAGATGATTTCGACATCATAGTCGTCTTCGTTCCAATCATCCCAGTCATCGTCGTCGTCATCAGCGTCAGCATTCTTAACTTGCTGCTCGTGGTAATCATCCCACTTGAATTCGACTTTCTTCTCTTCGGTCTCTTCCTCGTCCTCTTCGAAGACTTGAGCCGGCATCGACTCGATCTGGCGCATCAGATCATACGTCAGCTCTTTGGTCCCCATACGATTTAGGGCGGAAATACAGTAATAGTCACCTTCCCATGCCAGAGCATCCAGTACTTCGTCGATCTTCTCCTGAGCTTCTTCCTCAGGCATCAAATCAACCTTATTGAACACAATCCAGCGCGGCTTATTGGCCAACTTGTCACTGTACTTCTCTAGCTCATTGAGGATAGTGAAGGCATTCTCGACTGGATCCGAGCCATCGGCAGGCAACAGATCAACCATGTGCAGCAATACACGGCAACGCTCAAGGTGCTTCAGGAAGCGAATCCCCAAACCAGCCCCGTCAGCCGCACCTTCGATCAAACCAGGAATATCGGCAACCACGAAGCTGCGCTCGTTATCGATGCGCACAACACCCAAGCTAGGCACCAGCGTGGTGAACGGGTAATCCGCCACTTTCGGCTTAGCCGCCGATACCGAACGGATAAAGGTGGATTTACCTGCATTCGGCAAGCCCAGCATACCCACATCGGCCAATAGCAGAAGCTCAAGGCGAAGGTGACGTACTTCCCCCTTGGTACCCATAGTCTTCTGGCGTGGAGCACGGTTGACCGAAGACTTGAAGCGGGTGTTACCCAGACCGTGGAAGCCACCTTTGGCTGCCATCACCTTCATGCCATGCTGAGTCAAATCCGCGATCACTTCGCCAGTCTCTTCATCCACAGCACGAGTACCAACCGGCACCGAAAGAACACAGTCCTCACCGCGTTTACCAGTACAGTTACCACCACGACCGTTCTCGCCACGCTGCGCAGCATGGAATCGTTCAAAGCGATAGTCGATCAATGTATTGAGGTTTTCATCGGCCAGTAGGTAAACATCGCCACCATCACCGCCGTCGCCACCGTCAGGACCACCTTTCGGGACATACTTTTCACGACGGAAGCTTACTGTACCGTTACCGCCATCACCGGCGTCAACACGAATTACCGCTTCATCTACAAACTTCATCTCTTTCTCCGCACTGTGGCGTTAAAACTATCCAACCCGGATAGCGCTATCCAAGTTGCTATTAACCTATTGTACAACCAAACGTCGTGCTTATCCGACCTTTTGTCGTGCATGACCGTGGGCAACACAGGTGCCCATATTACTTTCGCTTCAGCAGGCGATGGCCGATAGCGCTGAACATCGCCCCACCGACGACAATCAAGGCACCGACATAGCCCCACTGATTCAGAGCGGCGGGTGCTACGTAGTCAGGCCATACCAAACTGGCCAGATCTACAAACAGGATCGTAAACAGCGGCGCCAAGGTAATGACCGCACTCACCTGTGATGCCTGCCAGCGGGCCATCGCTTCGGCAAAGGCTCCATATCCCACCAACGTATTGAGGCAGCAAAATATCAGCATGCCCAACTGACGCGGATCCATCAGCTGGATCTGGCTTGGTGTTGCCACTGGCATCAAGATCAGTGCACAGATCACATAGATCATCAACAAGATCTGCGGTGACGAAAACTGCCTAAGCATGCGCTTCTGGGCCAAGGCATACACCACCCAAACCATCGCGGCAGCTATTGCCAGTAATACGCCGGTGGTGTACGCGCTCATGCTGGTAAACAGCTCGGCCAATCGCTCATTGAAAAACAGCAATAAGCCGGACAACAAGGCCACCACGCCCACCACCTGATGCTTGCCCAGGGACTCCTTGAACAACCAGACACTGGACAGCAGCAGCATCATCGGGGCCAGCTGCATAATCACCTGAACCACCGCCGGGTTGAGGTAAGACAGTGAGCTGTTAAACAGTACAAAATTACCCGCAAGCCCCAAGCTTGCCAGCAACATCAGACTGCCTCCCTTGACCCCGAGGCCAGTTAGGCTGGGCAATTTGCGTCGGTAGGCCAACCAGAGGCCCAAACCGATGGCTGCCGTCATGAACCGGTACCAGACAATGGTAAAGGGATCCATCACCTCGACAGCCTGCTTCATTGCAATGGGCAGCGCTCCCCAGAATACCGCGGTCAACAATGCTAGGAGCATCCCAACCGTGGGATTTTGCTGTG
This Photobacterium gaetbulicola Gung47 DNA region includes the following protein-coding sequences:
- a CDS encoding hypothetical protein (COG0697), whose protein sequence is MGGFMPQQNPTVGMLLALLTAVFWGALPIAMKQAVEVMDPFTIVWYRFMTAAIGLGLWLAYRRKLPSLTGLGVKGGSLMLLASLGLAGNFVLFNSSLSYLNPAVVQVIMQLAPMMLLLSSVWLFKESLGKHQVVGVVALLSGLLLFFNERLAELFTSMSAYTTGVLLAIAAAMVWVVYALAQKRMLRQFSSPQILLMIYVICALILMPVATPSQIQLMDPRQLGMLIFCCLNTLVGYGAFAEAMARWQASQVSAVITLAPLFTILFVDLASLVWPDYVAPAALNQWGYVGALIVVGGAMFSAIGHRLLKRK
- a CDS encoding hypothetical protein (COG2966), whose amino-acid sequence is MAESSGGLTEPVQREISRLAVLAGQRLLQHGAESTLVMDVARRLGLALGVDSVEVSLSASSMVLTTLSDGRCITTTRRCQDRGINMQVVTEIQRVCIMAERGVLDVDGVHQRLEQIQPMRYNRYLVIVMIGLSCASFSRLAGGDWPVFALTFVASAVGMFVRQEIAHCHFNPLLNFGVTAFVTTLISGFGQVYQIGEAPFLAMASSVLMLVPGFPLINAISDMVKGYANMGIARWTMASLLTLSTSMGIVAAMNVLGVWGWLS
- a CDS encoding GTPase ObgE (COG0536) → MKFVDEAVIRVDAGDGGNGTVSFRREKYVPKGGPDGGDGGDGGDVYLLADENLNTLIDYRFERFHAAQRGENGRGGNCTGKRGEDCVLSVPVGTRAVDEETGEVIADLTQHGMKVMAAKGGFHGLGNTRFKSSVNRAPRQKTMGTKGEVRHLRLELLLLADVGMLGLPNAGKSTFIRSVSAAKPKVADYPFTTLVPSLGVVRIDNERSFVVADIPGLIEGAADGAGLGIRFLKHLERCRVLLHMVDLLPADGSDPVENAFTILNELEKYSDKLANKPRWIVFNKVDLMPEEEAQEKIDEVLDALAWEGDYYCISALNRMGTKELTYDLMRQIESMPAQVFEEDEEETEEKKVEFKWDDYHEQQVKNADADDDDDDWDDWNEDDYDVEIIYKP